Proteins encoded in a region of the Clostridium butyricum genome:
- a CDS encoding NUDIX hydrolase, with amino-acid sequence MMEIWDGYFRDGTRANIDLVRGDILPDGLYHMVCEVLVQHKDGDYLLMRRDISKSNYGGYYEATAGGSALKGEDKMACVKRELLEETGVVSENFKELGRFIYDDYKCIFYTFLCTTDCDKTSIALQNGETMSYKWVNETDFISFVNSKEIIEIQKNRYLNYFNQKGYLHR; translated from the coding sequence ATGATGGAAATTTGGGATGGATATTTTAGAGATGGAACACGTGCTAATATTGACTTAGTTCGTGGTGATATATTACCAGATGGTTTGTATCATATGGTATGCGAAGTTCTTGTTCAACATAAGGATGGCGATTATTTGCTCATGAGACGTGATATCTCTAAATCTAATTATGGTGGATATTATGAAGCTACAGCAGGAGGTTCTGCACTTAAAGGTGAGGACAAGATGGCATGTGTTAAGAGAGAATTACTTGAAGAAACTGGAGTTGTTTCGGAAAACTTTAAAGAACTTGGCAGATTCATTTACGATGATTATAAGTGTATTTTCTATACTTTCTTGTGCACTACGGATTGTGATAAAACATCTATAGCACTTCAGAATGGAGAAACTATGTCATATAAATGGGTAAATGAAACAGATTTTATTTCGTTTGTAAACTCAAAAGAAATAATAGAAATACAGAAGAACCGTTACTTAAACTATTTCAATCAAAAAGGATATTTACACAGATAA